CATCTAGTCTATCTCTGTTTCAGTAATTTCATCTTGTGGGTTGTGAAAAAGTCTTGTCCTTTTCAACATACAATGCCCTTAAGACTTGATTCTTAAGCCTCTAAGGCCATAGATCTTCTCAGATGTCATCTTACAAGACATGTATATGTTTAtccttaaaattattttgatgtttGTTTGCAGCATAAGATGACGagtggttttggttttggtttgggAGACTCAAATGGCTCGACAAAACCTGTACGAATCGTTGTGGTTGGTGAGAAAGAAACTAGGAAAACAAGTTTGATCATGGCTGCAGTAACTGATCATTACTATCCTGAACCTAACATCCCTTCTCTGTTACCTTATACAAAACTACCTTCTGAATATTGCTCTGAAGATGTTCCGGTTACCCTTATCGACACTTCTTCAAGGTAAATGTTAATTATGATTTGTGCATATATTGACATCATTAAGGGATCATTAAGGgatgtatataatataatattctgTGGATaggtttatatttaaatataatggtTTTTATTCTATTGATGTCTTTGTTAATAACATTGCAGACCAGAAGACAAGAGAGATGTCATTAGGGAAGTCAAGGAAGCAGATGCAATAGTTCTGACGTTTGCAATAGATAGACAAGAGACTTTGGACCGTTTAAGTGAATATTGGCTTCCTCTGTTCCGACAACTAAAGGTTtagtttcattctttttttatctcttcatcaatcaattttgtaatttttcttattaaatgtTTGTCTTCTGACCTTTCTATTACATAGGTGAGAGTCCCTATTGTAGTAGCATGTTATAGTGTTATCAAAAACGAACATAATCCGGTCAACATTGAAGAAATAACATTACCTATAAGGCAACAATGTCAAGAGATAGAGATATGCATTGAGTGGTCTGCTCCGTGGCTATCTGATATCAGTTGGCTTGTGAGTGAGATCTTAACACTTTAAAGCATTTCAACCTTTTACTATACTTCATGTATGAAAACGACCAAACTGATTTTTGTGCAGGCTCAAGCGGTTTTTGTGCAAGCGCAAATATCGGCTATGTACCCAATAGGACCAGTGTATGATCGAGTAACCAATTCACTGAAGCCTCGCTGTGTTGCTGCCTTAAAACGTATATTTGAACTCTATGCGCGTAACAATGATTACATTCTCAGTGATGACGGGTTAAGCGATATGAATGTTCGTAGTTTCGGTATACCAGTGATGCCTTCTCGTAGTAGAGAATTAATAAAATCTGTTCAAGAACTGTGTCCACTAGGAGTCAAAGAAAACGGACTCACAATAGATGGCTTCTTGGTTCTAATCACAAAGCTTATCAACGATAGAAAACTCAGAACGTTATGGACTATTCTTAGGAAATTAGGATATAACAATGATTTAAGACTTGTACATGAGATGATTCCTTATTCATCATTCAAACGCATGCCTGATCAGGTAAACATCTTCAGAAATATAACACTCTATTGTGATTATTTGCTGCTGTTCTGATTTGGCTTTTGTGCAGAGTGTTGAGCTGACAGATCAAGCTATTGGATCCTTAAAGAGAGCCTATCACCGTTTCGATAACTTGGGACCTCAAATGATGGAATCTCTCTTTGAAACTGCACCTGAAAGGTAACTTTTTCACTTTCAAAAAGAGcgcaaattttgaatataatgtAGTCCTTGTATCTACTTATGTGTAACTCCATTGATATGATTCATTAATAACAGTCCTTGGAATGGAGCTCCTTATAAGGATGCTACAGAGAAAACTAGCAATGGAGGATTATCACTTGAAGCTTTCCTCTCACTGGTAATCAAGAACGGTTTCAAGAAGATCCCATATCAAATGTTTACAATTTGACCTAAATCCTTATAACTATTTCTATCTTTGCAGTGGTCATTGATGACACTACTAGATCCGGCTAGGAGTCTTGAATATTTCATTTGCATTTGTCACCCTGATGATCCATCTTCAGCAGTTCATGTTACTAGGAGGAGAGAGCTAGACCGCAAGGAGCAAATCTCTGTAAGAAAAGTTGTTCAGTGTTTTGTCTTTGGACCTAAGAATGCTGGAAAGTCTGCACTGCTCAATGGATTTATTGGaaggtttgtttgttttaaaactCAGGTCAAGAAAATTGATTTTACATAACATAAAATTTATGTCTGGTTGTATATGATCTTAGGCCATATGATGATGACAATAGAGATGGATTAGGTGAGGAGCGTTATGCTGTTAATATGGTTGGGAACTCTGGTATAACTGGAGGTACAAAGAAAACTCTGGTGATGAAGGAGATTCAATATCAAAAAGAAGGATTCCTATTATCAGATGAAGCATTGGCTTCTTGTGATGTAGCAGTGTTTGTTTATGATTCTTCTGATGAGTCTTCTTGGAAGAGAGCCATTTATATGGTTTCTGAGGTTGCAACAATTAGTGAAGATGCAGGGTTTGTGTTTCCTTGTCTAATGGTTGCAGCTAAAATGGATCTTGGTTCATTCCCAATGGCAATTCAAGAATCCACTAGGGTAAGTACTGATCTTTCTTATTGATTAATAATCATCAAAAGATTATgtaataataatgttttcatGTAAATGAGATCTTGCAGGCTACACAAGATATAGGGATTGAAGCTCCAATACCAATCAGTTCCAAACTTGGAAATTTTGATAACTTGTTTCACAAGATACTAACAGCGGCTGAGCATCCTCATTTGTGTATTCCAAAGATAGAATCAAAGAGGAAAAGGGTCCTCAAGCTAATCAATTCTTGGATTCCAGAATGTTGGGTCAAATGCTTCTGTATTTCATCATAATATGTATGGATTCATAGTTGGACAGCTGCTAAAGAAAGATTCAAAACTGTATTGGAGAGATTGTGTGTTTAAGTTATTTGTTCATGGATGCCTTGTTTAAGAATTAAAGGattgttttctataaatttcattttgtttACTCTCAATTATTACCAGTAGAAGTcagaattaaagaacaaaatgaAGGAAAGATCTAAGACGTAACTACACAACTTtgtaccacaaaaaaaaaaagaattgtatAAAAAGACCAAAACCTAACTCTAAAGTTTCACAACTTCACTCACTTGAACAAGAAACAGAACTAGAGCCATAGCTAATAGCTTCCAAGCTAGAATGAGTCATATTAGTCATCCATCTCCTTGGAACTCCCTTTGATCCTCCAGCAAGATTATATGCATATGATCTCCACTCGTTCTCACCATCTTCACAAGCACTAGTAAACCCTAACCTTCTCATCTTCTGAGTCCTCTCAAGAACAATGAGACTAGAGAAAGTCGAAAAGCTATTACCAACAAACACATCTGCTCTTAAACACACCTCATAATCTATAGCAGATTGTATCAAATAAGAATATTTCCCATAAACCTCCTCTTTAACcccaagcttcttcttctcataaGGTACTAAACCGTCTCTCCAACCGGTTAAGACCGAtgattctttgtctttttcatCTAAGAGACTATCAGCTACCGCTAGGTAAAGAACTGTGGGACTCTTTAAACCAGATATGTTCCCTACCCTCTCCATTATCTCTCTTTTACTACTACAAATATCTGAAACCTTTAGCCTTTGCTCTAGCTTCTTACAATGTATCATCCAATCTATCTCTATCCTCATGTGAACCGCCACAAAAGGGACAAGACCCGTCCTGATTCTATTATCTCCCCCTCCTTGTCTGATTCTCTTCACCACTTTATCTGCTTCTCTCGAGATCTCATCGACCACAACCATACACTCAAAGACCTTTGCATAGTCCTTAACAGGCCAGTGATCATGCCACAAGAACGGGTTCTTCCCTATGACTCGGACCACTTCAAACTCATTAGTTGCGGACTGTTTCAGCTGTTGCAAGTCTCTCTCCACCGTCCATCTCCTTCCGCTACCTTTCTCTAGATCAAACGAATGTGTTCTGTTCCTAACGTCAGAGAACTGAGCGAGCTGCACGAACCCTTTGCAGAGAGAGTTGAATCTTTCGAACTGGAAGACTTTATCGAAGGGGATGGGACGGAGCTTGTCTACTTCCTTGTAGAACAAGGAAGCGCTTAGACTAGGCATTAGAAGCGTTCTGTTCATTGTTCTTGCGGTCAAGCAGGCTCTTGCGAAAGCTATCTTCTGGTTGTTCAGTCCCCATACGATCTGAGGAACCTCGAGGAACTTGTGGGTTCTGACTCCAGCTGTTGAGGAGGAGGAGTCTGACATGTAACGGGCTCGAAACAAGAAGCTACTGGGAGAGTAAGAGAGAAACAGAGCTCTGTAGAACAGAGCAATGCCAACAAGAACAAGGCATTTGCAAGTGATGGATTTTGAAAAGAGTCTTAGATTCTTGGAACTAAACTGAGAATTCATTGTTAATCACTTCAGATTCAGCTTCTTCTCCAACATCAAAATCTTGGTTAGAAACCTACAAGAATCAAAAACAGAGCTTTAAACAGAGTATGCATTGAAGAGATAAGAACCCTAAATATTGAAACTTTATTCAAAATCTGGGTCGGTTCCAGAACATAACATATTAACATGCATGATCGATTTTGAATCTCATAATGATCGggattaaataaaaatcgaatctTTTCTAGGTCTAAATAGGCTAATAATCAGAAGGAATAAAACCCTAGACGAGAGGAAGAATTTTGACCTACCTTACTTTtaatttctgatttttgttttgcCTAATCTGCCAGCATCGTGATTAAGAGACAAATAATAACCCCtgaatattaaaacaaaatgacGATAAATCGCTCTAATCACGGATTAGTATGGTGTTTTTGGGAGAACGCTTTGAAGCAAAGCAAAGAGAGAATCCAAAAAGGCTAATTAGAAAAATGTCAGGTAAATAGAATCCAGCCAATCGTAGCCACTGACAAGAAGAATATGCAAACTGAGGTTTCAAgggatgtttaaaaaaaaagggagaTGAGGAAGGTTCTTGAACAGAACAGAGCAGAATCACGGAGAAAAGTGCAAAAAAAGCGAAAGTTTTAAACGACAAATCTTGTGAATAAACTATAAAGATAGGCAAAAGGatgaatttaatatttaagtaaTATGGTTAGAGTTTGGTGGAATATATACTTTTCTAATGTCACGCGTTCTGTTTAAATTTACGAGCTTATAGTTAACGTCCTGAAACTATCATTGTTTTCGAATGTGTCACGCCGCATTACATTTATCCACCGTGTTCATATGCGTACTAGGCGGTAGTCCCCACCCGTAGCCGTCATAAACGCAAGAGCAATACCGTGGAAGAAGCTttattatatagtataaaaataatttttgtagtTATGCAAAATGTGTTGTTAGCTGCAATATTCTTATTCATATATCCGTTATACAATAATAGCATTTGCTAATGATCTTTGGGTCAGGTTTGGCCCAACAATAAATAGAAGGATATGACTCAGACCAACATTTAGTAGCccaagtttaatttttttatcgcCATGTTTCTCAATGGATCGATAACAAGAAAAGATATGTTTTGATTCCAAACTTAACTAGTTTACATTGATCTATTTCTTCAAATAATCATGAGAAAATACATCAGTTTAAAAACGTAGtacagaagaaaagaagaactaAGCAAATCTTATGGGCTTTGTTAGATCGCTTGGCAACCACAAGTCATCTCTTCAAGAGCGGTTCTAAGTCTTCTTGAACCACAAGGCACCGTTTGTCTCTGCAACATGAGACAGTGTTTCTCAAACATCTCCGCTGTAATATTTAATCTGAAATCAAGATCGAACAAGAACGTTCTCTCCAGCCTATTCATCTCTTCAGTGCTAACTCCTCCAATTTTCGCATAATAAGCATTATTATAACACCTAAACTCCATAAAAAAACAAGATAACAAGCTTGAATTATAAGCAAATAGACTAGGAAAATTTTAGGTCTAGTTAAGAAGATACTAACTTGCGATCCAAGAATTTTGCTGCGACCAAGAGACTGGTGATGAGAAGGCGATGAACGTTAAGTGATGTGAGACGACGAGTCGTGCTTGTAGCCACTGGTATTTCTAGATACCTAATGATGTAAACAAAGGCTGCAACGAAGCACGCAGGGCTACACCGAGCGTACCTGTGGACTCTCTCTGTGTAACGTTGGATGTTCATGGAGGGTGATCTTGAGCCATGGAACATAGTTATCTCTTCGTCCCTGTTGATCGCAAAGGAGATTCAAACATGAGAGATCGGAGAGGATAGAGAAATTTCATTTCTACATATTGAATAAACTGAACTTGTTGCGTCTTGTGTGGAATGGCTTTTCGTTCTTTTGAATCATCTTCGTAAGAACTGAGGCGAGAAGGGTGATGACACGAGGAAGGGTGGAAGTAGAAGGCTGGTCGTAGTCTTCTATAAGACCTAACCATTGAAAGAGCGATGAGTTGGTGGAGTTGCTAGAAGTTTCCATTTTTGTGTTGAAACCGAAACTGAGAATGCTTTTGAAAACCTCTATGGTTGTTCTTGGCTTGAGGAAGCACAGGGAATGTAAGTGGAGTGGGAGAAGCAAAGTTGAATGctttcttttaaaagttttgcAGCTTTAGATTCTTTGCTTTGAGAGAAAGTTACGTGTGTATTATTGTGTatgtaggtttttttttttgtgggagTGGGACCcgtgattgttttgttttggaggATTAATCACAGCCTGGTTTATAGAACCATGTGGTCAATCTACGTCTGAATCCTAAAACTCAAGTTGAAACATGCATACGTACATAGTAGTAATGCTTGACCCAAATATATGTTAAGGTTTGCTTTCTTATTTTCTCACTAGGAGACTGAATCTATCTGAACAAAATCATTTTGTTTGGGACATTTGAACTTGCAAGAAACTCCAAGAGGCATGTTTACACAATTAGAGACCTAAAGTTATTTAAAGAAGGAAGAACATACCAAATTGAAAATAAGGATGAAAGTATTAATCAAATTTCATCTTCATTGCTTTTATGTGTCATGAAAAAGGCAAGAGATAAACCGAGAAGTGATAACTTAAAAAAGCAAAATGAAGCAATTGCCTAATTGGTAGCCAAACTTTAGACAAAGTTGCATGGAAAGTTAGTTCAACATTTTCCCAACTTGTGAtagaattatattattaaacataGTGATTAAgcaataataattatattaatgcaagcttttttgttctttttttttaataccacACACTTGattgattttatgttttcacGAGTCTATACTTCATACACTAAGGGTGTGACTGTATGAcatatttagaataaaataaaatagttttaaaatttattttatgtcatctcatttattctGATTTCagtcaataaaattaaaattgtttcaGTTCATTTACTCGAAAATGTGAGAAAAACAGTAAAGAATAGAGTAAATCTTCTCTTAACCTTTTATGAAATGAAAAAGTTCACTctagatttattaattttcataccttatatttctactttattttccCCACTTTTAATCCCCTATGTAACCAATCACACTCTAAAACTCTTATTAGAGGTCTTCTATCTTCAATACTTACTATTTAATCATCtgataaaagatataaaagtcTTCAACTTGCTATTTGATCAactgataaaagaaaaaaagtttatttgtaCTAAAAAGGTATCTTATTTCATTACAAAGTCTCTCTCTTATTAGATTCTCCCCATCGAGAACCTCTTAGGAACTATAACAGGACGCTGTTTCAAGCCGCTCACCATCATCCCCATCTCATCATGATCATCACACTTCCCAACACTTTTCCTGCTCTTCATTGGAGACACCAGCCTCATCGCCAGTCTTGATGGCGAAAATGACCTCTTGAGCTTTGCCGCAGTTGATAGCTTCTGCGTCTTCTTGCCCACCCTAGTCGGAGAAATCGAAGGCTTTGGTGACTTCTTGCCCACGTTACCACCATATCTTGATGGAGATATAAATGCTTGAAGCGTGACTCTTTTTGGAGAAATAGACGACTTGCGAGCCACGTTACTTCCATTTCTCGTAGGAGTAAATGATCTCCTGAGCTTTGCAGCTGTAGATAGCCTCGGAGACTTCTTTTCCAAGGTTAAACTTCTTGTCGGTGACTTGCAAGCCAAGTTACTTCTGCTTCTGTTAGGAGAAACCGAGACTTTAGGTGGGCTCTTGATCTTAACCTGAAACTTTGATGCTGATGTGGAAGTAGGAGACCTGATCAAGAACTTGTGTGGCGTCTCTTTATTGCTTCTGGCTATGACCGGAGACATAGTTCTACTGAACTTAGCTTGTTGCGTAGATGAACCAGAAATAAACAGAGGGTTAGGGAAAAGAACCGCCTTTTTAACCCAAGGTTTGTGCTTTGGCGAAACCCTATTCGCCAAATGCCTAAAACTATTCTCACCATCCCCTTTTATTTGAGCCTTCTTCTCTGCTTTTGTCTGTGGAGACACGATCTTGAACACAATTCTTGAACGAGCCTTGTGTATAGAAGCAGGAGAAGTTGGTTCTGAACGTTTGTTCTGCTTCTCTTTCTTCCTTCTCGCTTTGATATTACTGTTGACAGTTTTAGGGTTCGGTTCCAGTGATTTCTGTTGAGTCTCAGGTGTCTTAGGGCAACCGTCTTCTTCTGACTTTCTACTCTTCCTTGGTGCAAGGGCGTCTACAATGTCTCTAGTGACCTGTGAGGCTTGTAAGATTTCGTTTACGGTCTCTCCTAGTAGCATTGCAGGTAGTGACATTTTCCTCCAGTCTCCTGCATTGGCAAATAGATTATACATTACTGAAATACAGAAACTTTAGATCCAAGAATCCATCAAATAAGAGAAGTTTaatcaaaattctttttttttaatgaatactaaaataattcagaaaaaatcatttattacaATAATTGTGACCTTGGTACTGAAGCATCTTTTAATCAAAATTCTCCAACACACACAAGTATCTTTGCCTAATGAATGTGTGTGTGAGAGAGGGAATAGAGATTTTACCTGGTGAGGAAGCTGGAAACTTTCCTAATGGAGATTTCTTGTTAGTAGCATTCTTGATCCTACaacaaaaatgaataataaGGGAGATAAATGAAGTTTCTGTGTTTGGATCAACATAGATGTTtctataaaaagtaaaaagggtttgagttttttttttctttttctggaTGTTTACCTTAAGGTTTCTTGCTTGCATCTAAGGCTAGTCTTCAAATAAATTCTAGTGCTTCTAGGGCTAAGGTTCACACCAGAGACAACTTTGGTTCCTCCTGCTATTGTGTACTGCAGCTCTTGCAGTCTTTCCATACATTTATCAACCTTTCACCATATCATTCACCAAAATTGACAAGATCAGCCAAATAGGCCTCCAATGTTATTAATAGAGAAAATGGACCAACAAGATCTGATCAATGGAAACTAACATAAGATCATTTTGCAATACAGCAAATCAATTCAACTGAAAACACACTACTTATAATCAGTTAAAAGATATAACTTGGGGCCCACAGACAATTTTATTAGCAGTGGTTTCAATTAGTGTACTAATTAAGTAAAGTTTCAAGCTATAATGGGAAGGAGCGTTTGCAAAATTTGGTAAGAATTAAATTAAAAGGGGACAAAGTCTTAAACTTTATTCTAATCATGTCTATTTAACTGGaccaagatgaagaagataccTTGTTGATTGTTTCCTTGAGAAGTTCTGAGTTGAGAGGAGGAAGCGCCACCATCGCCACTCTCCTCTGCTTTTGTGGGGTTCTTgcaaccatcttcctatactCTTTGACTTGAATTCTCTCTTTGGCTTCTAGAAACCCAGATctgtctatctctctctctctctctctctctctctctagactTTTTTAACATTCAGACAGGAAAAAGAATCTCTCAGCTTCGAACTCTGCTTCTGTCTGATACTGGTGATTGTCGGAACGTAAAGTCAAACAGACACGGGAAATGAGAGAGAGGAGAGCGGATAAAAGAGTTTACTTTCGTAACGGATCTTTCgtttacttttattatttaatttaattttggttCAACGGTCTATTTTACACGTAACGGCTACTTTAAAAAGGCCAAATAATTTAGTGGCTATAACTACAGTATCAGCATATAGCTGATGtatatataactttcactttACAAGACTTAGGTCTAAAATTAAAGCGACATATTGGGCCTGTGCCTGGGCAACATGTAGGTATAGATTTCAGCTTTTCAGTGAGAGAGTATCGGTAACACTTCTTATTGTATACAAATTTTGATagcttttgttttcattttccaGTTGGAAGGAGCTGTTACAGATTCATTCATGTCAAGAATGCATTTTGCTAAAGAAGATATAATTACTAATTCGGATTGACTCTAGCTTCAGAGCCAGTCTACATGTTTGCTTGAAGATTCAGGTTGTTTCTTCTTTGGTTTCCTGTACCGGTTGTTCTCAAACTGAGCTTTGACTATAAGAGCATAGAGCAACTCTGCCTCCGCAGAACAATCATAAGGTTTGTCCAAAACACTGTGGAAATATGAACGATATGTGACTTTGTTAGTGAACATTCACAAGCACATAGAATATCTCAAGAGGGACGATAGAGAGAATGAATCAGATACCTGTCTAGTAACTCTTCTAGAATAATTCTCTGAGAAGGTGTGACATAATGTATGCAACTTCTAGGACACTGGTTAACTGCAGATTGTACCCGGTAATCTTCTCCACGCCCTGGTCACATATACACTATTAGAAGCTATAAGTAGAAGGCGAAtacaaaggaaacaaaagaaggatacacaCCTTGAGACATTGCTCTAGCTGTTCCAGTTGAATCACATGAAAAGACATGAGATGCTGTCTTAAAACATGGGTACGAACATCCTACAATAAGACAGAAACACATGTTcaagaagaaacagagcaaaaaaaaaaaagagctcaaTCCACAGGAAAGTTCTGTACTTTTTCCGAAGCAGAGGACCTCGTTCACAAACACATCAAGTGCCTCACACTCTGGATTATCAAAAGGGTCCAAACATTCTCTAGTACaggaaaaaaaacacattacttggtttattctgtttttttttttgtattaagagaaagtgtattaTGAATGAGTGAGTGTGTACCCTTCAATGATCTCTGCTCTGCTAGTGTTTGTTAGTAACTCGTAAGCTTGGATTATGCGACGGATCATAACATCAGAGCTGCTTCCTTCTCTGTTTACATCAGGATGGTACTGTTTCACCTTTTACAAAAGCTCAAAGTAAGTCAACACATGAAAAAAGGAAAAGCAAAGAGATTTGAATCTTGGATTCATACTTTGGCGCGAAAAGCTGCTTTTAGCTCGAGAGATGAGCAGTTTGGCTCCACGCCGAGTATGGAGTATGGTGAAGAGGTGGAGAGTGGTTCAtctctgtttcttctctctctgCAACTGGGGATGATGAATCGTTGAGAAGTTGAGTTTCTTGAGttggagaagaaagagagtttTGGAATCGGAGGGGATACACGGAAGCATTCCATTGCGTCTCTTTTACCCTTCTCTTTCCTCGGAAGAGTTTTGAGACTTTTAGAGGCGTTAACTGATGACCAGACACATGTCCAAGATATCAAGCGGGGATCATAAAGAGAAAGAGACGACACAATAACCCTCTGTCTCGTTTAGAGGGTCTTCAGCTActgaaataaaattgaaatatagtttttatcataaaataacACAACATaggaaaatgataaaaataagtttacATATATCTTTGGGTTAACTAATGTaaactttagggtttagttttttttgacaaaaaggTTTAAGGTTTGAAGATtaaggtttaagatttagaatttagaatataattttttaaaacaataattgttaaaatatttaattttgttaaatgtATTATTTGTTAATGGtaactagttttttttattttaataaaatttattttggtcattttattcgTTGTGTGTTATTTTGTTCATAAAAACTTGTTTATGGTGTTTTTAGACAATAAGCCTCTTTTCATTTATCTTCGGctaccaaaataaaattttataccctCTGGAATTGGATTCTTATAAGCTCTGTGTAGGCACCAAATATACTAGATAGGCAAATTTGATATGTAAagcaaaaaatttacaaataacatgaataaaaaatataataatataataccAAAGTTGGAAAAGAACTAGGTTGAAGCAGAGTCGAGATTAGATCTCTTTCCTTAATCCTTTAAACGCCCGTAGTGTGCCGGTTTGATACGTTTAAGAATCCCAGGATACAACTGCCTATATCTTCAGTCTCACAGCACTTGAGAACCAAAGCCTGTCGAACCTATTTCTATGTTATACTCTCagacacaaaacaaaaagaagtagGAGAAAGTGGTTTTGTTTGTATTGGATGTGTTTATAGAATGAGAAGAGCATGGCTTTATATAGCCTCATAAAATAACGTGCATCACAAAGCACTAAATGgagattttaattttgattctaTCATGATTATGAAATCATGGGCTGTATTGATTCTCCATATGTTACAGCATTGaatccaaaatcaaattcaTTATTGGTCAAAGACGTTAGTCAAAGACGAGAGACAAAGAGATCTTTTGCTTTATTATTTGTAAGATAATTAGCAATAGACTTTGGGCTAAGCAAATAAATCTCAGTCCAGCCCAAGCATCTCTTTACTTAACACATCAAAGTGtttacaaagtttttttttataactttgttATAACTTCTCCATTTTAAACA
The Brassica napus cultivar Da-Ae chromosome A1, Da-Ae, whole genome shotgun sequence DNA segment above includes these coding regions:
- the LOC106435753 gene encoding mitochondrial Rho GTPase 3 isoform X2 yields the protein MTSGFGFGLGDSNGSTKPVRIVVVGEKETRKTSLIMAAVTDHYYPEPNIPSLLPYTKLPSEYCSEDVPVTLIDTSSRPEDKRDVIREVKEADAIVLTFAIDRQETLDRLSEYWLPLFRQLKVRVPIVVACYSVIKNEHNPVNIEEITLPIRQQCQEIEICIEWSAPWLSDISWLAQAVFVQAQISAMYPIGPVYDRVTNSLKPRCVAALKRIFELYARNNDYILSDDGLSDMNVRSFGIPVMPSRSRELIKSVQELCPLGVKENGLTIDGFLVLITKLINDRKLRTLWTILRKLGYNNDLRLVHEMIPYSSFKRMPDQSVELTDQAIGSLKRAYHRFDNLGPQMMESLFETAPESPWNGAPYKDATEKTSNGGLSLEAFLSLWSLMTLLDPARSLEYFICICHPDDPSSAVHVTRRRELDRKEQISVRKVVQCFVFGPKNAGKSALLNGFIGRPYDDDNRDGLGEERYAVNMVGNSGITGGTKKTLVMKEIQYQKEGFLLSDEALASCDVAVFVYDSSDESSWKRAIYMVSEVATISEDAGFVFPCLMVAAKMDLGSFPMAIQESTRATQDIGIEAPIPISSKLGNFDNLFHKILTAAEHPHLCIPKIESKRKRVLKLINSWIPECWVKCFCISS
- the LOC106435753 gene encoding mitochondrial Rho GTPase 3 isoform X1 — translated: MTSGFGFGLGDSNGSTKPVRIVVVGEKETRKTSLIMAAVTDHYYPEPNIPSLLPYTKLPSEYCSEDVPVTLIDTSSRPEDKRDVIREVKEADAIVLTFAIDRQETLDRLSEYWLPLFRQLKVRVPIVVACYSVIKNEHNPVNIEEITLPIRQQCQEIEICIECISTFYYTSCMKTTKLIFVQAQAVFVQAQISAMYPIGPVYDRVTNSLKPRCVAALKRIFELYARNNDYILSDDGLSDMNVRSFGIPVMPSRSRELIKSVQELCPLGVKENGLTIDGFLVLITKLINDRKLRTLWTILRKLGYNNDLRLVHEMIPYSSFKRMPDQSVELTDQAIGSLKRAYHRFDNLGPQMMESLFETAPESPWNGAPYKDATEKTSNGGLSLEAFLSLWSLMTLLDPARSLEYFICICHPDDPSSAVHVTRRRELDRKEQISVRKVVQCFVFGPKNAGKSALLNGFIGRPYDDDNRDGLGEERYAVNMVGNSGITGGTKKTLVMKEIQYQKEGFLLSDEALASCDVAVFVYDSSDESSWKRAIYMVSEVATISEDAGFVFPCLMVAAKMDLGSFPMAIQESTRATQDIGIEAPIPISSKLGNFDNLFHKILTAAEHPHLCIPKIESKRKRVLKLINSWIPECWVKCFCISS
- the LOC125590468 gene encoding O-fucosyltransferase 23-like is translated as MNSQFSSKNLRLFSKSITCKCLVLVGIALFYRALFLSYSPSSFLFRARYMSDSSSSTAGVRTHKFLEVPQIVWGLNNQKIAFARACLTARTMNRTLLMPSLSASLFYKEVDKLRPIPFDKVFQFERFNSLCKGFVQLAQFSDVRNRTHSFDLEKGSGRRWTVERDLQQLKQSATNEFEVVRVIGKNPFLWHDHWPVKDYAKVFECMVVVDEISREADKVVKRIRQGGGDNRIRTGLVPFVAVHMRIEIDWMIHCKKLEQRLKVSDICSSKREIMERVGNISGLKSPTVLYLAVADSLLDEKDKESSVLTGWRDGLVPYEKKKLGVKEEVYGKYSYLIQSAIDYEVCLRADVFVGNSFSTFSSLIVLERTQKMRRLGFTSACEDGENEWRSYAYNLAGGSKGVPRRWMTNMTHSSLEAISYGSSSVSCSSE
- the LOC106435750 gene encoding cyclin-P3-1-like, yielding METSSNSTNSSLFQWLGLIEDYDQPSTSTLPRVITLLASVLTKMIQKNEKPFHTRRNKDEEITMFHGSRSPSMNIQRYTERVHRYARCSPACFVAAFVYIIRYLEIPVATSTTRRLTSLNVHRLLITSLLVAAKFLDRKCYNNAYYAKIGGVSTEEMNRLERTFLFDLDFRLNITAEMFEKHCLMLQRQTVPCGSRRLRTALEEMTCGCQAI
- the LOC106435749 gene encoding microtubule-binding protein TANGLED-like, giving the protein MVARTPQKQRRVAMVALPPLNSELLKETINKVDKCMERLQELQYTIAGGTKVVSGVNLSPRSTRIYLKTSLRCKQETLRIKNATNKKSPLGKFPASSPGDWRKMSLPAMLLGETVNEILQASQVTRDIVDALAPRKSRKSEEDGCPKTPETQQKSLEPNPKTVNSNIKARRKKEKQNKRSEPTSPASIHKARSRIVFKIVSPQTKAEKKAQIKGDGENSFRHLANRVSPKHKPWVKKAVLFPNPLFISGSSTQQAKFSRTMSPVIARSNKETPHKFLIRSPTSTSASKFQVKIKSPPKVSVSPNRSRSNLACKSPTRSLTLEKKSPRLSTAAKLRRSFTPTRNGSNVARKSSISPKRVTLQAFISPSRYGGNVGKKSPKPSISPTRVGKKTQKLSTAAKLKRSFSPSRLAMRLVSPMKSRKSVGKCDDHDEMGMMVSGLKQRPVIVPKRFSMGRI
- the LOC106435998 gene encoding chaperone protein dnaJ C76, chloroplastic, with translation MECFRVSPPIPKLSFFSNSRNSTSQRFIIPSCRERRNRDEPLSTSSPYSILGVEPNCSSLELKAAFRAKVKQYHPDVNREGSSSDVMIRRIIQAYELLTNTSRAEIIEGECLDPFDNPECEALDVFVNEVLCFGKRCSYPCFKTASHVFSCDSTGTARAMSQGRGEDYRVQSAVNQCPRSCIHYVTPSQRIILEELLDSVLDKPYDCSAEAELLYALIVKAQFENNRYRKPKKKQPESSSKHVDWL